A genomic region of Cydia splendana chromosome 17, ilCydSple1.2, whole genome shotgun sequence contains the following coding sequences:
- the LOC134798963 gene encoding nose resistant to fluoxetine protein 6-like, producing MWRADASEYARLPQLFFLDNYHNCLMAPEDTYCYVDARLVTNETNQLFTVIQEYSAYSKTHFNHTIVHRGVCVTQTCRDYLDNSTGLVPTVEACLNATLYKSHGLQTKVLEDFVYCTKFDEPAGYDMVDYAVALLILVLVLFNVAGSLTDYVGCTEKKNIGGQLLLCFSFKRNWVRLCTAAGDGPEPRLKRLKCFTGLKTITTMLVIMAHSPLNSAMSTSDPEFLENIYHNAAATFLFNGTLIVQTFFLVSGFLLAYNLLLMEEKRPIGWDMLPKGVLIRWLRFAPVNAVVLAFVATWQRHLGSGPLWKSLVHKEATQCRSDWFYNLLYVNNYVDNSDCMPHTWYLGADMQLSVLGLVVFCLVTSAKFRQMAVAAAILVGLVTPAVHIVVQNLSPILFVSPEVARKIFVTDPTFNNLYKRGHTNLVNYAIGLASAMLVYRLQQHKFDVTKYKKYTPLYYGLFPLFVFLISSGSFLYIDGIEIPLAARAVYACALRLLYGLGFAALITGAVFKFENLYRGVLEWRGWDPLGRLSYAAFLVHVSIIRTATGAYAVLTYSSINQLVMMCLGVLCLSYIIAAPLWMMIEAPFCELVKVCFYPKKTKHKPELTVQCEGKKETICIKL from the exons atgtggcgagctgacg CTTCGGAATATGCGCGTCTGCCTCAGCTGTTCTTCTTGGATAACTACCACAACTGTCTGATGGCTCCTGAAGACACCTACTGCTACGTGGACGCTAGACTTGTGACCAATGAGACCAATCAGCTGTTTACTGTCATACAG GAATACTCGGCCTACAGCAAAACGCACTTCAACCACACGATCGTCCACCGAGGCGTGTGCGTCACGCAGACGTGTCGTGATTACCTCGACAACTCCACAGGCCTGGTTCCTACTGTTGAAGCCTGTCTCAATGCTACGCTTTACAAGAGTCATGGTCTTCAG ACCAAAGTGTTGGAAGACTTCGTCTACTGCACTAAGTTCGACGAGCCTGCTGGCTACGACATGGTCGACTATGCCGTGGCACTGCTGATACTGGTGCTAGTACTGTTCAATGTGGCTGGCAGTTTGACTGATTATGTTGGCTGCACTGAAAAAAAGAATATAG GAGGCCAACTGCTGCTATGCTTCTCATTCAAACGCAACTGGGTGCGCCTGTGCACAGCGGCGGGCGACGGCCCGGAGCCGAGGCTGAAACGACTTAAATGCTTCACCGGACTCAA AACTATCACGACAATGCTCGTAATCATGGCACACTCTCCGCTAAACTCCGCAATGTCCACCAGCGATCCAGAGTTCCTAGAAAAC ATATACCACAACGCTGCAGCAACATTCCTATTCAACGGGACACTGATCGTCCAGACCTTCTTTTTGGTCTCCGGGTTCCTTCTAGCCTATAACCTGCTGCTGATGGAGGAGAAACGACCAATCGGCTGGGACATGCTGCCGAAGGGTGTACTCATCAGATGGCTCAG ATTTGCACCCGTGAACGCCGTGGTTCTGGCCTTCGTGGCCACGTGGCAAAGGCATTTGGGAAGTGGACCTTTATGGAAG TCGTTGGTGCACAAGGAGGCAACCCAGTGCAGAAGCGACTGGTTCTACAACTTGTTGTATGTCAACAACTACGTGGACAATTCAGACTGCATGCCGCACACATG GTACTTAGGAGCGGATATGCAGCTAAGCGTTCTCGGGCTGGTAGTATTCTGCCTCGTGACCAGCGCCAAGTTCCGCCAGATGGCCGTCGCCGCCGCGATCTTGGTTGGCCTGGTAACACCGGCGGTCCACATCGTCGTTCAGAATCTCAGCCCTATCCTGTTTGTTTCACCCGA AGTGGCCCGTAAAATCTTCGTGACAGACCCGACTTTCAACAACCTGTACAAGCGCGGGCACACGAATCTAGTCAACTACGCCATCGGACTGGCGTCGGCGATGCTGGTCTATCGGCTGCAGCAGCACAAGTTTGACGTCACCAAGTATAAG aaataTACTCCCTTATACTACGGGCTGTTCCCATTATTCGTGTTTCTAATCTCGAGTGGCAGTTTCCTATACATCGACGGCATAGAGATTCCGCTGGCGGCGCGGGCGGTTTACGCGTGCGCTTTAAGACTCCTGTATGGACTCGGTTTTGCTGCGCTTATCACTGGCGCGGTCTTTAAGTTTGAAA ATCTGTACCGCGGCGTGCTAGAGTGGCGTGGCTGGGACCCTCTAGGACGCCTGTCTTATGCGGCCTTCCTGGTGCATGTGAGCATCATCAGAACTGCGACTGGCGCCTATGCTGTGTTGACGTACAGCTCCATCAATCAGTTG